The Pectobacterium parmentieri genome segment GGCTTCCGTCATCAGCCCTCTGACAAGATGGGAGTTGGAGTCTGCAAGCGACGAAAAGTGCCGTAAAAGACGGGATAATCCTGCGGAAGATTATAGGGGGCATGGGACAAGAAACCTACCAGAACCGCAGGCCCTCCGAGAACCGGAAAGCCTGCGGGCAACATCAACTGCGCGGCGAGGCGAAATCCGTTAAGTCATAACGATGTGGGAACAGATCGTCCAGTTCTGTCTGGTGCGTAATAGCCACCACGGTACACATCGGCAACGCCAACTTGACCAGCGCCAGAAGCTGTCTGGCAGAGTCATGATCCAAATTACTGGTCGCTTCATCCAGATAGAGCGTATCCGGTTTGGCAATCAGCGCGCGGGCAAAGGCAACACGCTGCCGCTCGCCGCCGGAAAACACCCGATCCCAGTTCAGTTGCTCATCCAGACGATCGCGCCATGCACCCAGCCCGACGCTATCCAGCGTCTGGCGCAGCATCTCGCTATCAGCCAGCGGTGGGTGTGGATAGCAGAGGATCTCCGCCAGCGTCCCCTGGCCTAAATAGCTTTGCTGTGGCAACAGCAGGCTGCGCCCTTCGAGCGATTGCCACCGGCCATCGTAATACGGCCATAAACCATGTAGCGTGCGCAGCAGCGTGGATTTCCCTAACCCGCTGCGGCCAGAAAATTTACTCCAGCTACCCGCTTCGCAACTCAGATCCACATTTTGCAACAGCGGAGAGCCCTGTGGCGTAGTAAAGGAGAGCTGTTCAATGCGTAAATCCTGCCCTACTGGCGCATCGGCCTGTTCGGACTGATGACGTTTGATTTCTTCCTTGAACTGGCTCAAACGCGCCATACTGGCGGACAGAATCACAAATTCCTTGTACTTATGGATAAACCAGCTCAGCGCACCGTGCACCTGCGCAAACGCCCCGCGAATCTGCATCAATCCGCCCAGCGTCACTGTTTTACTCAAGAAGGCAGGCAACGCCGCAAAGACCGGCACAATCTGGCTCACACGCATATAACCCGTGGTGAAAAAGCCCAGATTACGTTCGGCATTCATAAAACGCCCCCAGTTCAACACAATGGCAGAGAAATGACGCTGAAGATGACGTTTCTCTTGCGCTTCGCCGCCGTACAGCGCGATTTGCTCAGCATTATCATGCTTACGCAGCAACGCGGCGCGGAAATCTGCCTCCGCTTTTTGTTTATCGTAATTAATATCGTGCAGGCGTTTCCCGACCACATGCGTGATCAGACTGCCGATCAGCGTATACAGAATAGCGATCCAAACCAGATAACCTTTGATTACCCACTCTTCGCCAAACAACATAAAACGCTGAACGCCCGATAACCCCCACAAGATAACGACAAAAGAAAATAAGCGTGCCGTCACGATCAAAAACTCCACCACCAGGCTAACGGCTTTGTCGACAAACAGGTTGATATCTTCGGCAATACGCTGATCGGGGTTATCAATCTTGCCCGCCACCGACATACGATAAAATGCCCGCTTCGCCAGCCAGCTCTCCACCAACTCTGCGGTTAACGCACTACGCCAGCGAATAATCAGCAGTTTGGTAAACCATTCCTGATACACGATCGACCCGATATAGAGCAGGATGTAAATACCATATTCTTTCATCAGGGAAAGCAACAAACTGCCGTCAAATGCCCCTAACGCATCATAAAACGTTTTACTCCACTCGTTTAACAACACGTTGAGATAGACGATCATCCCGCCCATCCCGATGGCAATGAACAGGAGTAACCAAGCCTGCCAACTTCGTTTGCCGCCCCAAAAGGGACGACAGAGATCGACAAACTGCACCGAGATCTTCTTCACTCTTTCACCTCTTGTGGCAAGGCGATGTAAAGCACCCGGTTATCAGAGTTATAGATCTTCGCCGACATGCCGCGCACGCCTTCCAGTGTGATGCTGTCTGCCAGTTTAGATACGCTGCTCAAATAGCGCGGATCGTCATAGTGGCGATAGCTCAGCAACAAGCGACGTTGTATGGTGGTCAGATCGCTCTGACGCCCTTTTTCCGCACGGATGAATTGTGCTTTTTGCTCATCCACATCCTGCTGCGTAATCTTTGACGGCAGTTCAGCGAAAGCTTGTTCAGCCAGCGTCCACAGCTCCTGCGCACGCTCAGGTGCACTGGTGAAGCTCACCTCCGTCTCAATGCGCTGTTTTTTATCTTCCAACTCGCTATCGACACGCATGCGATAAATACCGAGTGCATCATCACGCAGGCTCGTCTTGAGATATTTACTCGCAATGTTACGAGCAATGCTCACCTGTACCGCAGCCTGCGGCGTCCACATATGCGGTGTGAAACTCCAGGTCAGGATATCGGCACGCGGTTCAATATTGATGGCAGAAGTTGCTTCACGTTTACCCGGAAGCGCCAAATGTGACTTCACGTCGCTAGCAGGCTGGCGCGGAATGGTCGCCAGATAACGTTCAACCTGTGGCAACAGTTGTGCCGCAGGCATATCCGCGATCAGATAATAAGTCACCGGTGCAACAGCGGCTTTATGCCACTGTGACAGCAAAGCTGGCGCAGAAACGTGCTTCAGTTCAGCAATGTCAGGCTGTTGCCAGGTGGGTCCACCAAAGCGTAATTTGGTAATTTCGCTGGTTCGCTTTCCTGACACGGACTGATCGTCATTGGCTTTCTGACGTGCCAGACTCATCATGCTCTCTTTCATCACATCCGGATCGATACCCGGTGCAACATTCAGCTCACGGTATAACCCAAACAAACTTGCCAGTTGATCGGTCGGCGCGGTGCCACTGACGGTCAGTTGATCCGCGCCCTGATCGATACTCAGCGACAGCGTTTTTTCCTTTTTCCAGTTACTGAGCGCTTCCCCGCTCCATGTTGCTGGCCCGCTTTGATTGACCAATTGACTCGCCAGTTGTGCCTGCCACGGATTCAACGTATCTGCCATGAAGCCAGCCTGACTCGTCGCGGTGAGATACACTTTCTTACCCGCTTCCGGCACACGTAGCCATACCACGCGATCGCCGTTGCTCAACTGCCACTGCTCAACCTTCTGTGCAGCAAATGTCTTCACCGCCGTGCGCTTTCCGCTTTGCGTCACTGAAGGAAGTTCAGGAATGATTTTCTCTTTTTCCACCTGCAACGGTGTCAATGTCGCCACCGTCCACTGCTTTTGCAATTTGATAATCGCATCTGGCTTAGGCAGCGTGAAAGGCGTTGCGCCCGGCACGCTAAACTGCACCAGCGTATCTGGCGAAGCTAACCAGCGTTGCAGATGGCGGTTCACATCTTCCACCGTGATAGTATCCAGCGCTTCCAGCGCATCTTTACCGCGCTGCTGACTACCGACATACGGGCGATCCTGTTGCCAAACGATGGTCAACTGCTGAACCCAATCCGCAAACTCGCGTGTTTCAGGGGTATCACTCATACGCTGCGCGACTTCACGAATGTCGGATGTGATCTCCGTGATGTCCTGCTCGTTTAACGGATAGCGTTTTAACCGCTCAATTTCTTTCAGTACGGCAGAAAGCGCAACGTCATGGCCTCCCGGCATCACATTGGCGAAAAAGCCCAGTGCGGCGGTGGTTTTACCAATATCTGATTTACGCACCACCAGGCTACTGGCGTCTTGCGGCAACTCCGCTTGCTGTCGACGCACCTGACGGGTTACCGCAGACATCGTGATTTGCGTCAGCAAACGGTGACGGTATTCTGATTGGCCAAATGCATCTTTATCATTGAAACGGTAGACAAATGACACCTGGCTGCTACCGCTTTGACTATCCTGTAAACGCGCGACTTTGAGGCGTGGTTTCAGTAACGGTTCGTAGTAATCTTGGGCTGGCACCGCGACATCCGGCAGTGGTGCAAAATAGCGCTGAATGTCACGTTCCGCATCCGCAGGCGTGATATCACCAATAATCATCAAGCGCATATTCGACGGACGATACCAACGCTGATAAAAATCCTGTAATACGCGGGCAGGCGTCTCGTTGATCGATGCTTCTGTGCCAATCGTTGGGCGCGAAGGATAGCGGGAATCATGGCGAATCGCCTGTACACGCTGCTGATTCATGCGTTCTGCTACACCCAGCTTGCCACGCCACTCTTCCAAAATGATTTTGCGCTCATCATCCAGATCGCTTTGTAACAGCTTGGCATGACCCGTCATCTGGCTCAGCGCCTGTAACGTCGCCCCCAGATCGCGATTACCTTTCGGTGGGCTCATCATATACATGGTGCGTTCGTAGTTGGTCATGGCGTTATAGTGCTGCGCGCGAACCCAACCTTGTTTGTGCAGTTCCGTGCCCACGCCTTGAGGAAAGGTGTCGGTGGCGCGAAACACCATGTGCTCCACCATGTGCGCCACACCGGATTCGTTGTCGTTTTCATCGATCGAACCGACATCAACAATCAGGCGAATATCGACCCGCGTCTTCGCCCCTTCCAACGGCACGAGGGTATAACGCAACCCGTTAGCCAGCGTCCCTTCTTTAATCACCGGTAACGGACTTTTTATTTCGTCCGCCTGGCTCACGCCCACAATGCTTCCCGCTAACAGGCAAATAACACCCGTCAGCCAATACATAATTTTATTTTTCATCACTGACCTTTATTATTTTTATCACTTACCATGAATACGTTACATCCAGCCAGAATTGACGACCCAATCCATAATTAGATTCGTTCTTGTTGGCTTTATTCAGGACATTGAGTACATCTACGCCCACTTTTAGATTCTGCTTACCTAATGGCTGGGTATAATTCACACGCCAGTCCAGCAGCATATTGTTGCCATACTGCTCTTCTTCATATACATCAGTAGAACCGACATACCCGGAACAGCGGTCATCATCTGGACAGTTAATAGTTTCAGTACGCTTCATGGCTTTATACCCACCGACATAACTTAAACGCTGTGTCCAATCTAAACGCCAGTTGGGTATTTCAGTATTCAGCTCAAGAAACGCCGTCCAGGGGCGATTGAAATTATCAGCGGGTTTATCAATCGCGCGGATCATTTTTCCGTTGTAGAGAATATAGCCATCGAGATCTGCCTCGGTGTCATAGTCCTTATTTGAGGAAGTACTTTTATGAATATTCGCTCCCGCCGACCAACTGAATACCGCAGAATTCCATTCAATGGGAGAAACAGGCTTGACCATCAAACTAAACGTGTCGGACTCGGATTTACCGTTATTGGTTAATTCATAAGTTTTTGTCGCTGTATTTCTCTCAGCAGAAAATTGATCTTTTGCTTCACGGTGAACCCATTTCAACGTCCAAACGGTGTCATAAATTCGCTGCTGCGCACCGAGATTGAGTTCGTCACTGTAGGGAGTATTTAATGACGTGTATCGGTAATCAGCTTGGGTAGATGCCTTATTAAAGACCCACTCACCTGGCGTATTGCTGGAACTCGTTGACAAGGCATTACATGATCCACGCGAATTCACATG includes the following:
- a CDS encoding ABC transporter ATP-binding protein/permease, translating into MKKISVQFVDLCRPFWGGKRSWQAWLLLFIAIGMGGMIVYLNVLLNEWSKTFYDALGAFDGSLLLSLMKEYGIYILLYIGSIVYQEWFTKLLIIRWRSALTAELVESWLAKRAFYRMSVAGKIDNPDQRIAEDINLFVDKAVSLVVEFLIVTARLFSFVVILWGLSGVQRFMLFGEEWVIKGYLVWIAILYTLIGSLITHVVGKRLHDINYDKQKAEADFRAALLRKHDNAEQIALYGGEAQEKRHLQRHFSAIVLNWGRFMNAERNLGFFTTGYMRVSQIVPVFAALPAFLSKTVTLGGLMQIRGAFAQVHGALSWFIHKYKEFVILSASMARLSQFKEEIKRHQSEQADAPVGQDLRIEQLSFTTPQGSPLLQNVDLSCEAGSWSKFSGRSGLGKSTLLRTLHGLWPYYDGRWQSLEGRSLLLPQQSYLGQGTLAEILCYPHPPLADSEMLRQTLDSVGLGAWRDRLDEQLNWDRVFSGGERQRVAFARALIAKPDTLYLDEATSNLDHDSARQLLALVKLALPMCTVVAITHQTELDDLFPHRYDLTDFASPRS
- a CDS encoding M16 family metallopeptidase → MKNKIMYWLTGVICLLAGSIVGVSQADEIKSPLPVIKEGTLANGLRYTLVPLEGAKTRVDIRLIVDVGSIDENDNESGVAHMVEHMVFRATDTFPQGVGTELHKQGWVRAQHYNAMTNYERTMYMMSPPKGNRDLGATLQALSQMTGHAKLLQSDLDDERKIILEEWRGKLGVAERMNQQRVQAIRHDSRYPSRPTIGTEASINETPARVLQDFYQRWYRPSNMRLMIIGDITPADAERDIQRYFAPLPDVAVPAQDYYEPLLKPRLKVARLQDSQSGSSQVSFVYRFNDKDAFGQSEYRHRLLTQITMSAVTRQVRRQQAELPQDASSLVVRKSDIGKTTAALGFFANVMPGGHDVALSAVLKEIERLKRYPLNEQDITEITSDIREVAQRMSDTPETREFADWVQQLTIVWQQDRPYVGSQQRGKDALEALDTITVEDVNRHLQRWLASPDTLVQFSVPGATPFTLPKPDAIIKLQKQWTVATLTPLQVEKEKIIPELPSVTQSGKRTAVKTFAAQKVEQWQLSNGDRVVWLRVPEAGKKVYLTATSQAGFMADTLNPWQAQLASQLVNQSGPATWSGEALSNWKKEKTLSLSIDQGADQLTVSGTAPTDQLASLFGLYRELNVAPGIDPDVMKESMMSLARQKANDDQSVSGKRTSEITKLRFGGPTWQQPDIAELKHVSAPALLSQWHKAAVAPVTYYLIADMPAAQLLPQVERYLATIPRQPASDVKSHLALPGKREATSAINIEPRADILTWSFTPHMWTPQAAVQVSIARNIASKYLKTSLRDDALGIYRMRVDSELEDKKQRIETEVSFTSAPERAQELWTLAEQAFAELPSKITQQDVDEQKAQFIRAEKGRQSDLTTIQRRLLLSYRHYDDPRYLSSVSKLADSITLEGVRGMSAKIYNSDNRVLYIALPQEVKE